The Dehalococcoidales bacterium genomic interval TGATAGCCGCTGGAGATTTGTGCGATCAGCTGAGAACGGTTAAAGATGACCGAGAAACAGCCTTGATCAGGCAGGCCGCGGCAATCAGTGATGCCGCAGCCGAATATGCCCGCCAGATCGCCCACGCAGGCATGACTGAAATTGAGCTAGCCTGGGAAATTGAAAGCCATATGCGCCAGAACGGCAGCGAGCCGGTAAGTTTTTCCGTCATTTGCGCTTCTGGCCCCAATTCTGCCCTGCCCCATGCTAAACCCACACAAAGGTCAATAAACCCCGGAGAACCGATTGTACTTGATTTTGGAGCATGCGCAGGCGGTTACACAAGCGATCTTACGCGCACAATCTACTGCGAAGAACCTGACAGCCAATTTAAAAAGCTGTATAATATTGTGCTTTCTGCTCAGCAGGCAGCTATTGAAAAGATCCGGAGTGGAATGAAAGCCAGTGAAGCCGATGCTATTGCCCGTAGCGTAATTCAAAATGCTGGATATGGCGATTACTTTGGCCACAGCGTGGGGCATGGTATTGGATTAGAAGTCCACGAAGCACCTTTCCTGGGTCCGTCTTCAAAAGACACGCTGGAAGAAGGCATGGTTTTTACAATCGAACCTGGTATTTACCTCCCCGGATGGGGAGGAATACGCATTGAGGACGATGCGCTTTTACAAAACAACGGGGTTGTGCTTCTGTCCAAAGCAACCAAATAATTTAAGAAATCATTTTTAATCGAACGAGGAGAAAAGTATGATAGGTGGTACCGAACTGAGAAAAGGCGTAGTAATTGAACTGAACGATAAATTATATCAGGTTGTTGAGTACCAGCATGTTAAAATGAAGCGCACCGCTCTGGCTAAGGTAAAATTGCGCGATATCATCGGCGGACATACCATTGAGCAGTCTTTTCAATCTGGGGATAAGTTTGTTCGCGCCAGGCTGGATTACAGACCGGTTGAATATATTTATAAAGACGGCGAGCTGTACTACTTCATGGACAAAGAAACATTTGAACAAATTCCCCTTGGCGCCGATCTGCTGGGAGACTCTGTATATTACCTCAAAGAAGGCGTTACACTGGAAATGGGAAGCTACAAGGAGAAGTTTATCAGCATCGAGCTGCCAATCACCGTAGAATTGAAAGTAACTCATGCTGAACCTGGCTTTAGAGGAGATACCGCTAACGCCGGAACCAAACCAGCCAAACTGGAAACAGGTCTTGATATCCTTGTACCGCTTTTTATAAACGAAGATGATGTTATCCGTGTCGATACCCGCTCAGGCAGCTATCTGGAAAGGGTCAACAATTAAAATTGCTTAAAGCTGACCTGCACGTACATACACTATATTCGGGAGATTCCAGCAGCCCGCTTGATGAAATTATTGAGCACAGTCTGAAGCGCTCTATCAATTGTTTGAATATCTGCGATCATAACACTGTTGAAGGCGCCCTGCAACTAAGGGAATTAGCTCCGTTTACAGTGATTGTATCTGAAGAAATTGAGAGCAC includes:
- a CDS encoding M24 family metallopeptidase, coding for IAAGDLCDQLRTVKDDRETALIRQAAAISDAAAEYARQIAHAGMTEIELAWEIESHMRQNGSEPVSFSVICASGPNSALPHAKPTQRSINPGEPIVLDFGACAGGYTSDLTRTIYCEEPDSQFKKLYNIVLSAQQAAIEKIRSGMKASEADAIARSVIQNAGYGDYFGHSVGHGIGLEVHEAPFLGPSSKDTLEEGMVFTIEPGIYLPGWGGIRIEDDALLQNNGVVLLSKATK
- the efp gene encoding elongation factor P; the protein is MIGGTELRKGVVIELNDKLYQVVEYQHVKMKRTALAKVKLRDIIGGHTIEQSFQSGDKFVRARLDYRPVEYIYKDGELYYFMDKETFEQIPLGADLLGDSVYYLKEGVTLEMGSYKEKFISIELPITVELKVTHAEPGFRGDTANAGTKPAKLETGLDILVPLFINEDDVIRVDTRSGSYLERVNN